One region of Marivirga arenosa genomic DNA includes:
- a CDS encoding efflux RND transporter permease subunit — protein MLNRIIKFFLYNKLVTFILLIGFVAWGIAVAPFGWNINFLPSNPVPVDAIPNYGEDQQIVFTEWKGRSPQDIEDQISYPLTTYLLGIPGVKTIRSSSIFGFSSIYIIFDEENEFYWTRSRILEKLNSIPQGLLPEGVQPSLGPDATSLGQVYWYTIEGRDQNRNPTGGWNLDEIRSVQDYYVKYGLNAAEDVSEVASIGGFVKEYQIDVNPNALKIYNISLNKVLSAVKNSNRDVGAKTIEINQAEYLVRGLGYIKNKEDIESAVVAVENNTPIRIKDIASVSLGPATRRGILDKDGAEVVGGVVVARYGANPLQVINNVKTKIKEIAPGLPSKTLTDGTESKLTIVPFYDRSDLIYETLNTLEDALSLQVLISILVITIMVYRIRASLLISSLLPIAILIVFIVMRYVGITANIVALSGIAIAIGTMVDLGIILTENIIKHLDESKAGDKLIDVIYRGASEVSGAILTAVSTTIVSFIPVFSLQAAEGKLFSPLAFTKTFALVAALLVSLLILPALAHLFFGLKLKNKWFIRLIDPVLLFAGLILIIFGHTWSGVVLFLFGIMGIVKSAVVKRDISLNKILKWIINKADIIIILFAVLWLLAEYWLPLGPAKSLFSNFIFVGIIVGIILSAFILIEAYYKSILHLCLEYKKTFLTIPSFLILIGIVIWLGFNTVFGFVSSVFEKVGFDIDESEPWITLSNTFPGIGEEFMPSLNEGSFLLMPTSMPHSGVAYNRKVLGQLDMILTNIPEVDLTVGKLGRAESALDPAPVSMFENIINYKPEFILNKKGERQRFKINSDGNFYINSERLKSVNDIPEEIYFSTKSRKFINVEGQELDERIQTEIEQIVNGNFKQFLISDKDGLYFRNWRDHIKTPDDIWNEITKATKIPGVTSAPKLQPIETRLVMLQTGMRAPMGIKVFGPDLRSIEKFSLELEDVLKEVNSVKSEAVFADRIVGKPYMLLDIDRQEIARYGLTVEDVQQFIETAIGGMVISNTVEGRERFPVRVRYPRELRDNPENLSKMLISTPTDYQIPLGQIVDIKYERGPQAIKSENTFLVGYVLFDKKDGFAEVTAVEDSKKLIQQKMDAGEIEVPTGVNYKFSGSYENQIRAEKRLSFIVPIVLLVIFLILYFQFKSVLTSMMVFTGIALAFSGGFIMLWLYDQSWFLNIDGFGINFRSLFQIQTINLSVAVWVGFIALFGIATDDGVVMATYLDQSFAKRKSNTLKDVKLAVIAAGQKRIKPAVMTSTTTIIALLPILTSTGKGSDIMVPMAIPAFGGMLIASITYFLIPVLYAIKEESKLKKEMMTNKSNN, from the coding sequence ATGTTAAATCGAATTATTAAATTTTTCTTATATAATAAGTTAGTCACCTTTATTTTATTGATAGGTTTTGTGGCCTGGGGAATAGCGGTAGCTCCTTTTGGTTGGAATATTAATTTCCTGCCTTCAAATCCAGTTCCTGTTGATGCTATTCCTAATTATGGTGAAGATCAGCAAATAGTTTTTACAGAATGGAAGGGACGTTCTCCTCAGGATATTGAAGATCAAATTTCTTATCCTTTAACCACTTATTTATTAGGTATTCCAGGTGTAAAAACTATTAGAAGCTCTTCAATTTTTGGCTTTTCTAGTATCTATATCATTTTTGATGAAGAAAATGAATTTTACTGGACCAGATCTAGAATACTGGAAAAACTGAATTCTATACCTCAAGGTCTATTGCCTGAAGGAGTACAGCCTAGCCTGGGGCCAGATGCAACCTCTTTAGGACAAGTTTATTGGTACACCATTGAAGGTCGGGATCAGAATAGAAATCCTACAGGAGGCTGGAATTTGGATGAAATCCGATCTGTTCAAGATTATTATGTGAAATATGGTTTAAATGCAGCTGAAGATGTATCTGAAGTAGCATCAATTGGAGGTTTTGTAAAAGAATATCAAATTGATGTAAATCCGAATGCTTTAAAAATCTATAATATATCCTTAAATAAAGTTCTTTCAGCTGTTAAAAATTCTAATAGAGATGTTGGCGCTAAAACTATAGAGATTAACCAGGCGGAATACTTAGTTCGTGGTTTAGGATATATAAAGAATAAAGAAGATATAGAATCGGCTGTAGTAGCAGTTGAGAATAATACACCGATTCGTATTAAAGATATTGCAAGTGTAAGCTTAGGGCCCGCTACAAGAAGAGGAATTTTGGATAAAGATGGTGCTGAAGTGGTAGGTGGTGTAGTAGTGGCAAGGTATGGAGCAAATCCACTGCAAGTGATCAACAATGTTAAGACAAAAATAAAAGAAATTGCACCAGGCTTACCCTCTAAAACTTTAACGGATGGAACAGAAAGTAAGCTTACCATTGTGCCTTTCTATGATAGATCTGATTTAATCTATGAAACACTTAATACGCTTGAGGATGCTCTTAGCCTGCAAGTACTGATTTCAATATTGGTAATTACCATAATGGTTTACAGAATAAGGGCTTCTCTATTAATTTCTTCTTTGTTGCCAATTGCCATTCTAATTGTATTCATAGTCATGCGCTATGTGGGAATTACAGCAAATATAGTAGCCCTTTCAGGTATAGCCATCGCTATTGGAACCATGGTGGATTTGGGAATTATTCTGACTGAGAATATTATAAAACACCTAGATGAGTCAAAAGCTGGAGATAAACTAATTGATGTCATTTATAGAGGAGCTTCAGAAGTATCAGGTGCAATTTTGACTGCGGTTTCTACTACCATAGTCAGTTTCATCCCTGTTTTTTCTTTACAGGCTGCTGAAGGGAAATTATTTAGCCCACTGGCATTTACTAAGACTTTTGCATTGGTTGCAGCTCTTTTGGTCAGCTTATTAATATTACCTGCTCTGGCTCATTTATTTTTTGGTTTGAAATTGAAAAATAAGTGGTTTATCCGTTTAATAGATCCAGTTTTACTATTTGCAGGCTTAATTTTGATCATTTTTGGTCATACTTGGTCAGGTGTTGTACTATTTCTTTTTGGAATCATGGGGATTGTAAAATCTGCAGTAGTCAAAAGAGATATAAGTTTAAATAAGATTCTAAAATGGATAATCAATAAGGCTGATATAATTATCATATTGTTTGCAGTGCTTTGGTTGTTAGCTGAATATTGGCTGCCTCTTGGACCTGCCAAGTCATTGTTTTCAAATTTTATTTTTGTTGGGATTATTGTAGGAATAATTCTATCGGCTTTCATTTTGATAGAAGCTTATTATAAGTCTATTTTACACCTATGTTTAGAATACAAAAAGACCTTTTTAACGATTCCTTCATTTTTGATTCTGATTGGAATTGTAATTTGGTTGGGTTTTAATACGGTTTTCGGATTTGTTTCTTCGGTCTTTGAAAAAGTAGGTTTTGATATTGATGAATCAGAACCTTGGATTACTTTATCGAATACATTTCCAGGTATAGGAGAAGAGTTTATGCCATCATTAAATGAAGGAAGCTTTTTGCTTATGCCTACTTCTATGCCTCACTCTGGTGTTGCCTACAACCGTAAAGTTTTAGGACAGCTTGATATGATCCTAACCAATATCCCTGAAGTTGACTTAACGGTAGGGAAATTAGGTAGGGCAGAATCCGCTTTAGATCCTGCACCGGTTTCAATGTTCGAAAATATCATAAATTATAAACCAGAATTTATTCTAAATAAAAAAGGAGAAAGGCAGAGGTTTAAAATTAATTCTGATGGCAATTTCTACATAAATTCTGAGCGTTTAAAATCAGTAAATGATATTCCTGAGGAAATCTATTTTTCTACAAAAAGCAGGAAATTCATTAATGTGGAAGGTCAGGAGTTAGATGAAAGAATTCAAACTGAAATTGAACAGATAGTAAATGGTAATTTCAAACAGTTCCTAATCTCAGATAAAGACGGTCTTTATTTTAGAAATTGGAGGGATCATATTAAAACTCCAGATGATATATGGAATGAGATTACTAAAGCTACTAAAATCCCAGGTGTAACTTCAGCTCCAAAACTACAGCCTATAGAAACTCGATTAGTGATGCTTCAAACCGGAATGAGAGCACCTATGGGGATTAAAGTATTTGGACCTGATTTGCGTTCAATAGAAAAATTCTCCCTCGAATTAGAGGATGTGTTGAAAGAGGTAAACTCTGTAAAATCTGAAGCGGTATTTGCGGATCGTATAGTTGGGAAACCTTATATGCTACTGGATATTGATCGGCAGGAAATTGCCAGGTATGGTTTGACTGTTGAAGATGTTCAACAGTTTATTGAGACTGCAATTGGTGGAATGGTGATTAGCAATACAGTGGAAGGTAGAGAACGTTTTCCTGTTAGAGTTCGCTATCCACGAGAGCTGCGAGATAATCCTGAGAATTTATCAAAAATGTTAATTAGTACACCCACTGATTATCAAATTCCTTTAGGGCAAATTGTAGATATAAAATATGAGAGAGGTCCTCAAGCTATTAAAAGTGAAAACACATTCCTGGTAGGGTATGTATTATTTGATAAAAAGGATGGGTTTGCAGAGGTTACGGCAGTAGAAGATTCAAAAAAATTAATTCAGCAAAAGATGGATGCTGGTGAGATTGAAGTGCCTACAGGAGTTAATTATAAATTTTCAGGAAGTTATGAAAATCAAATTAGAGCAGAGAAGAGATTAAGTTTCATTGTACCAATAGTACTTTTGGTTATCTTCCTAATACTTTATTTTCAGTTTAAATCTGTTTTAACGAGTATGATGGTATTCACAGGAATTGCTTTGGCATTCAGTGGAGGGTTCATCATGTTATGGTTATATGATCAAAGTTGGTTTTTAAATATAGACGGCTTCGGTATTAATTTTAGATCCTTATTTCAGATTCAAACTATCAATTTGAGTGTGGCAGTTTGGGTTGGATTTATAGCCTTGTTTGGTATTGCTACAGATGATGGTGTAGTAATGGCTACCTATCTTGATCAGAGTTTTGCTAAAAGAAAATCTAATACTTTAAAGGATGTGAAGCTAGCTGTGATTGCAGCAGGACAAAAAAGAATAAAGCCAGCGGTAATGACATCTACTACAACCATTATTGCCTTACTTCCAATCTTAACTTCAACCGGAAAAGGCTCTGATATAATGGTGCCTATGGCTATTCCAGCATTTGGGGGAATGTTAATTGCATCTATTACCTATTTTTTAATTCCTGTGCTTTATGCAATTAAAGAAGAGAGTAAGCTTAAAAAAGAAATGATGACAAATAAATCTAATAATTAG
- a CDS encoding HYC_CC_PP family protein, which translates to MPKQKTILALFLSFLVLSTSLGAVMYKHYCGDNLQDVALAKSDQHCTHHQDDEQMPPCHKHQSDNEGCCKTETQKISVDDIQQEKESNSILKSGSSFVSVIYVLVNYLFSSPLDNQARFSVVDFDDPPLYKASLEVLYQSFLI; encoded by the coding sequence ATGCCAAAGCAGAAAACTATACTAGCACTATTTTTATCCTTTCTTGTATTGAGTACAAGCTTGGGTGCGGTGATGTATAAGCACTACTGTGGTGATAACCTACAAGATGTGGCTTTGGCGAAAAGTGACCAGCACTGCACACACCATCAGGATGATGAACAAATGCCGCCTTGTCATAAGCACCAATCTGATAATGAAGGCTGCTGTAAAACTGAAACACAAAAAATATCTGTTGATGATATACAGCAAGAGAAGGAAAGTAATTCCATTCTGAAATCTGGATCTTCTTTTGTTTCAGTTATCTATGTTTTGGTTAATTATTTATTTTCTAGTCCACTAGATAATCAGGCGAGATTTAGCGTTGTAGATTTTGACGATCCCCCACTTTATAAAGCCTCTTTAGAAGTACTTTACCAAAGCTTTTTGATTTAA
- a CDS encoding PD-(D/E)XK nuclease family protein produces MTFLEEIAQNIHHKYGEDISDYTIIFPNRRASLFFNTALRKLINKPIWAPESISIEDFVKRQSEYAVPDQLSLVFTLHEVFQKHAPFKEDFEQFYFWGDMLVKDFNDVDHYMADAKPLFANLFEWKKLSDTDFLTKEQLLLIEKFWRSFEAKPKEAQEKFTRNWNILYPVYEDFRNKLLQHKKAYNGLLYRIYAEKLLSGKERISDKLIFAGFNALTKTEEVIISEAVKNGAEVFWDLDAYYASKENINQEAGNFFREYANHSILGKTMPSDLPNKILDNTPQINITEVKGNIAQTKFLGQLLLKQNLEFPEKTAIILGDETLLFPVLYALPENIKKVNVTMGYPLRFASIYQLMNTCLHLQKNSRTDEDKISFNHRDVLKVLKHPFVGNLLEEEAKSLIQHIESNNLIRLKLEDLFLETQEHNELIKILFKDGSENYFLYLRNILQFVHSEEIETTEQEFTAEIYKQISQLEQIISDFDLSLDINAFIRLFNRIIQSIRVPFSGEPLEGIQIMGVLESRNLDFDHIYFLSISEDSFPGGASNQSFIPYNIRKAYGLPTLEQRDAIYAYLFYRLLQRSKEINLMFNSDNTGGKGGEPSRYLLQLQYELGLQSEKIKLQNLNQDPQAAESYPISIGKNEEIRSILDQYSDERYLSASALKTYLNCRLQFYFKYIAGLKEREEVSEDLDAADFGNILHHTMEELYGKVLGEPLDQNKIILLKKDIDKIVRKEFADLYGNGKDVEEYKFEGRNIIIRDVVKRMIAQILDYDIKIAPFTVKAVEGEFEYKVPLDNGCNIRMKGSIDRLDEKENTIRVIDYKSGGDEVRFPDVESLFDRDHKDRNGAAMQTLIYSFLYIKSSDYDGEKSVMPGLYNGKGLFQNDFSEKLKMNSKELNNAVLLMDEFEEGLKKILEEIFISDQEFDQTNKIENCTYCPYRTICNR; encoded by the coding sequence ATGACATTCTTAGAAGAAATAGCTCAAAATATTCATCATAAATACGGAGAAGACATTTCCGACTACACTATAATTTTTCCGAATAGAAGAGCTAGTTTATTTTTTAATACAGCTCTTAGGAAATTGATAAATAAACCCATTTGGGCACCCGAATCTATTTCAATAGAGGATTTTGTGAAACGGCAAAGTGAATATGCTGTTCCTGATCAGCTCAGTTTAGTGTTTACTTTACATGAAGTTTTTCAAAAACATGCTCCTTTTAAGGAGGATTTTGAGCAGTTCTATTTCTGGGGGGATATGTTAGTGAAAGATTTTAATGATGTAGATCATTATATGGCTGATGCTAAACCATTATTTGCTAATTTATTTGAATGGAAAAAATTATCAGACACAGATTTCTTAACAAAAGAACAACTTCTATTGATAGAGAAATTTTGGAGAAGTTTTGAAGCAAAACCCAAAGAAGCCCAAGAGAAATTTACACGTAATTGGAATATCTTATACCCAGTTTATGAAGATTTTAGAAATAAATTATTACAACATAAAAAGGCGTATAACGGATTATTATATAGGATTTATGCAGAAAAATTACTTTCAGGTAAAGAAAGGATATCTGATAAATTAATTTTTGCTGGATTTAACGCCTTAACCAAAACAGAAGAAGTCATTATTTCTGAAGCAGTTAAAAATGGAGCAGAGGTTTTTTGGGATTTGGATGCTTATTATGCTTCAAAAGAAAATATAAATCAGGAAGCAGGAAATTTTTTCAGGGAATACGCAAATCATAGTATTTTAGGGAAGACAATGCCTTCTGATTTGCCTAATAAAATCTTAGATAATACACCTCAAATAAATATTACGGAGGTAAAAGGAAATATTGCACAGACAAAATTTTTAGGGCAATTATTGTTGAAGCAAAATTTAGAATTTCCTGAAAAAACTGCAATAATTTTAGGAGATGAAACCCTACTATTCCCTGTTTTGTATGCATTACCTGAAAATATCAAAAAGGTGAATGTTACAATGGGCTATCCACTGCGTTTTGCTTCTATTTATCAATTAATGAATACTTGCCTTCATTTACAGAAAAATAGTAGGACTGATGAAGACAAAATTTCCTTTAATCATAGAGATGTGTTAAAAGTATTGAAGCATCCATTTGTAGGGAATTTATTAGAGGAAGAGGCGAAATCACTTATTCAACATATAGAAAGCAATAATTTAATTCGATTGAAATTAGAGGATTTATTCCTAGAAACTCAAGAACACAATGAGCTGATAAAGATTTTATTTAAAGATGGATCAGAAAATTATTTCCTTTACTTAAGGAATATATTACAATTTGTTCATTCTGAGGAAATAGAAACTACTGAACAAGAATTCACTGCTGAGATATACAAACAAATAAGTCAGTTAGAACAAATAATTAGCGATTTTGATCTATCACTCGATATCAATGCTTTTATACGGTTATTTAATAGAATTATTCAATCTATAAGAGTGCCCTTTTCAGGAGAACCGCTTGAGGGGATTCAGATTATGGGAGTACTTGAATCTAGGAATCTGGATTTTGATCACATTTATTTTCTAAGCATTAGTGAAGACAGTTTTCCTGGTGGTGCTAGTAATCAATCTTTCATCCCCTATAATATTCGTAAAGCGTACGGCCTTCCCACTTTAGAGCAAAGAGATGCTATTTATGCGTATTTATTTTATAGACTTCTTCAGCGATCTAAGGAAATTAATTTAATGTTTAATAGTGATAATACTGGTGGAAAAGGAGGAGAACCTAGTCGTTATCTTTTACAATTACAATATGAATTAGGACTTCAGTCTGAAAAGATAAAACTTCAAAATTTAAATCAAGATCCTCAGGCAGCAGAATCATACCCCATCAGTATTGGGAAAAATGAAGAGATTCGTTCAATTCTTGATCAATATTCTGATGAAAGATATTTATCGGCCTCAGCACTTAAAACTTATTTAAACTGTAGGCTTCAGTTTTATTTTAAATACATAGCAGGCTTAAAAGAAAGGGAAGAAGTAAGTGAGGATTTGGATGCAGCTGACTTTGGTAATATTTTACATCATACCATGGAGGAGCTTTATGGGAAGGTTTTAGGAGAACCGCTGGACCAGAATAAAATCATTTTATTAAAAAAGGATATAGATAAAATAGTTCGTAAAGAATTTGCTGATCTATACGGAAATGGAAAAGATGTAGAAGAGTATAAGTTTGAAGGAAGAAATATCATTATTAGAGATGTGGTGAAAAGAATGATAGCGCAAATTCTTGATTATGATATCAAAATTGCTCCTTTTACTGTAAAAGCCGTTGAAGGTGAATTTGAGTACAAAGTACCATTGGATAATGGTTGCAACATCAGAATGAAAGGTTCTATTGATCGATTGGATGAAAAGGAAAATACAATTCGAGTTATCGATTATAAATCTGGAGGAGATGAGGTTAGGTTTCCGGATGTTGAAAGCTTATTTGACCGGGATCATAAAGATAGAAATGGTGCTGCTATGCAAACTTTAATTTATTCATTTCTATACATTAAATCATCGGATTATGATGGCGAAAAGAGCGTGATGCCAGGTTTATATAATGGGAAAGGTTTATTTCAAAATGATTTTTCTGAGAAACTAAAAATGAATTCTAAAGAGCTGAATAATGCAGTATTACTGATGGATGAATTTGAGGAGGGATTAAAAAAAATCTTGGAGGAAATATTTATCAGTGATCAAGAATTCGATCAAACTAATAAAATAGAGAATTGTACGTATTGTCCTTATAGAACTATTTGCAATAGATAA
- a CDS encoding UvrD-helicase domain-containing protein yields the protein MQEEDKLFKVYKSSAGSGKTFTLTKEYLKLALRFPDHFKKILAVTFTNKATQEMKERIIQNLFEFTRSTDSVMAQQLKAYLNINDSQVKQKSKDLLSAILHNYSRFSVQTIDTFFQNVTRSFARELSIQGDGELLLNTDEVRQSVLDLLLEDISDPNNVSLKNWVIDFSINKLEDKGRWDVRNDILSFTEELLKDDFKVIEEALNYDLSDYKKLDAFKKYIQEIIASFENTLDGISKKALKLIETKGLSLDDFSGKRRSAPNFFNKINKTTKNYDLANLVNSTVKKALDSEGETLAAKTSTHKELIIQTAKEGLLDYFNEAIEFIKKKGSDYRTAVNIHKNIYLIGLTRHFNQRLANYKQEEGIQFLSDTTQFLNEIIGTDPTESPFVYEKMGSFYDNFLIDEFQDTSTLQWQNFKPLIENSLAEGNENLVVGDVKQSIYRWRGGDWRLLLKGLKDDIPTAFYQEKELTHNFRSKPNVIDFNNDLFTSLPELIISQATNKKTNQFSEDVEHLLQDLPAAYHEVVQQKKDKYPFDGYVDLQFFEEEVLENGDKISWKAKAISKFISDLEKLQDAGINLKEVGVLVRKKSEGIEIQDYIEVYKKENPEKLRRYHYNIISDETLLLSSAHIVNFLLNCFNYLYTEDDIALAQIKFYYHQIILNENQATHQLVKKNSTDDLIPSHFLSSQKHLMSLSLLEMSEQLIQIFELKKIQQEKAYLSAFQDVLLEFGNKGGIPDFMEWWEQNNSSYAIKLQSDENAARLMTIHKSKGLEFTVCMIPLLDWQLSPNGLMAPTLWVNTNGTPFDKISYLPVKHGSSLINSVFENAYWQEEVKSYLDNLNVLYVAMTRAGDALIVNSNAKSKTGYISKLIQEFASEHSDWNIEEFRLQIGSDEELVSIAKEVNRNKDDATNESINLTYYESHNWHNKLQIKESNALIEDDSGISRTDFGIYVHDILSKLNDIQELPVLLDKYKAEKSLSESDFNDIQEIVSSNLEKGSDLLEWFETDWQVKTEVPVLLPDGSLIRLDRVLIKENEARILDFKTGKKSEADKKQLNFYKKTLKKMGYQKVTAHLAYLDPLEILEV from the coding sequence ATGCAAGAGGAAGATAAATTGTTTAAAGTATATAAATCATCTGCAGGAAGTGGGAAGACCTTCACACTTACAAAAGAATATTTAAAACTCGCTCTCCGTTTTCCTGATCATTTCAAAAAAATATTAGCTGTAACCTTCACAAATAAGGCTACTCAAGAAATGAAGGAGCGTATTATTCAAAATTTATTTGAATTTACACGCTCTACGGATTCAGTTATGGCTCAACAGCTAAAAGCATATCTGAATATTAACGATAGCCAAGTAAAGCAGAAATCAAAAGATCTTTTGAGCGCCATTCTACATAATTATAGTAGATTTTCAGTTCAAACAATTGATACTTTTTTTCAAAATGTAACCCGTTCCTTTGCCAGAGAACTAAGTATTCAGGGTGATGGTGAGCTGTTATTGAATACTGATGAAGTTCGTCAATCAGTTTTGGATTTATTGTTAGAAGATATTAGTGATCCCAATAATGTATCTTTAAAGAACTGGGTAATTGATTTTTCTATCAATAAGTTAGAAGATAAAGGAAGATGGGATGTGAGAAATGATATACTATCATTTACTGAAGAACTATTAAAAGATGATTTTAAAGTTATAGAAGAGGCTTTAAATTATGACTTGAGTGATTATAAAAAGCTTGACGCATTTAAAAAGTATATTCAGGAAATAATTGCCAGTTTTGAAAATACGTTAGATGGAATTAGTAAGAAGGCTTTAAAACTAATAGAAACGAAGGGCTTAAGCCTAGATGATTTTAGTGGTAAAAGAAGATCTGCACCAAACTTTTTTAATAAGATCAATAAGACTACTAAAAATTATGATTTAGCAAACCTTGTAAATAGTACTGTTAAAAAAGCTTTAGATTCTGAAGGTGAAACTTTAGCAGCAAAAACTTCTACTCATAAAGAGCTAATTATTCAAACTGCTAAAGAGGGATTGTTAGATTATTTTAATGAAGCGATTGAGTTTATTAAGAAAAAAGGTAGCGATTATAGAACAGCTGTAAATATCCATAAGAATATTTATTTAATAGGATTAACTCGACACTTTAATCAAAGACTTGCGAATTATAAACAAGAAGAAGGAATACAATTTTTATCAGACACCACTCAGTTTTTAAATGAAATCATAGGTACTGATCCTACAGAAAGTCCTTTTGTGTATGAAAAAATGGGAAGTTTTTATGATAACTTTCTAATTGATGAATTTCAGGATACTTCAACTTTACAATGGCAAAATTTTAAACCCTTAATTGAGAACTCATTAGCCGAAGGTAATGAAAATTTAGTGGTAGGAGATGTAAAACAATCTATTTATAGATGGAGAGGTGGTGATTGGAGACTTCTACTAAAGGGCCTTAAAGATGACATACCAACTGCATTTTATCAAGAGAAAGAATTAACTCATAATTTTCGAAGTAAGCCTAATGTTATAGATTTTAATAATGATCTATTTACTAGTCTTCCAGAATTAATTATTAGCCAAGCAACTAATAAGAAGACAAATCAATTTTCAGAGGATGTCGAACATTTACTTCAAGATTTACCCGCTGCATATCATGAGGTAGTTCAACAAAAGAAAGATAAGTATCCATTCGATGGATATGTGGACCTACAGTTTTTTGAAGAGGAAGTATTAGAAAATGGAGATAAAATTAGCTGGAAAGCTAAAGCGATTTCAAAATTCATTTCAGATTTAGAAAAGCTTCAGGATGCGGGCATTAATTTAAAAGAAGTTGGAGTTTTAGTTAGAAAAAAATCTGAGGGGATTGAGATTCAAGACTATATTGAAGTGTACAAAAAAGAGAATCCTGAAAAACTGAGGCGCTATCATTATAATATTATTTCAGATGAAACACTCCTACTTTCAAGTGCTCATATTGTGAATTTTCTTTTAAACTGTTTTAATTATCTCTACACCGAAGATGATATAGCCTTAGCACAGATTAAATTTTATTACCACCAAATCATTCTGAATGAAAATCAGGCAACTCATCAATTGGTTAAAAAGAACTCAACTGATGATTTGATTCCTTCACACTTTTTATCCTCTCAAAAGCATTTAATGAGTTTGAGTTTACTAGAAATGAGTGAGCAATTAATTCAAATTTTCGAATTGAAAAAGATTCAACAAGAAAAGGCTTATTTGTCAGCTTTTCAAGATGTTTTATTAGAGTTTGGAAATAAAGGCGGCATACCTGATTTTATGGAATGGTGGGAGCAGAATAATAGTTCCTATGCTATAAAATTACAATCTGATGAAAATGCTGCTAGATTAATGACTATTCATAAATCAAAAGGCTTGGAATTTACAGTATGTATGATTCCATTATTGGATTGGCAACTGAGTCCGAACGGATTAATGGCTCCAACACTTTGGGTGAATACAAATGGAACCCCTTTTGATAAAATTTCATATTTGCCAGTAAAACATGGTTCTTCTTTAATCAATTCAGTTTTTGAAAATGCGTATTGGCAGGAAGAAGTAAAAAGCTATTTAGATAATTTGAATGTGTTATATGTTGCCATGACCAGAGCAGGAGATGCTTTGATTGTCAATTCAAATGCTAAAAGTAAAACAGGTTATATATCAAAACTTATTCAAGAGTTTGCTTCTGAACATTCTGATTGGAATATAGAAGAATTCAGACTGCAAATAGGTAGTGATGAAGAATTAGTTTCAATTGCAAAAGAGGTTAATCGAAATAAAGATGATGCTACTAATGAGTCTATAAATTTGACATATTACGAAAGTCATAACTGGCATAATAAGCTTCAAATAAAAGAATCTAATGCACTAATAGAGGATGATTCAGGAATATCTAGAACAGATTTTGGAATTTATGTACATGATATTTTATCAAAGTTAAATGATATTCAAGAGTTACCTGTACTGCTTGATAAGTATAAGGCAGAGAAATCATTGTCAGAAAGTGACTTTAATGATATACAAGAAATTGTTAGTTCAAACTTGGAAAAAGGAAGTGACTTACTGGAATGGTTTGAAACGGATTGGCAGGTTAAAACCGAAGTTCCGGTTTTACTTCCAGATGGATCATTAATCCGATTGGATCGTGTTTTAATAAAAGAAAATGAAGCCAGAATTTTAGATTTCAAAACAGGTAAAAAATCTGAAGCAGACAAAAAGCAATTAAACTTTTATAAGAAGACATTGAAAAAAATGGGCTATCAAAAAGTAACGGCTCATTTGGCTTATCTGGATCCTCTTGAAATTTTAGAAGTTTAG
- a CDS encoding DUF502 domain-containing protein, which yields MKQKILSKIGSYFFRGLLFVAPIAFTILVIQAVFNWLDDLLPVEIPGLGILILFTAIIGIGYLGTTYFMKPVFEVFETFIKRIPFLSLIYNSIKDLIGAFVGDKKKFNQPVMVQFDENAKIFKPGFITQNDLSKLSLDGFSSIYMPHSYNFSGNIIIVKNELVHPWNINSTDAMKFIVSGGVSGMEEM from the coding sequence ATGAAACAGAAGATTTTAAGTAAAATAGGAAGTTATTTTTTCAGAGGACTACTTTTTGTTGCGCCCATTGCCTTTACAATATTAGTTATTCAAGCAGTTTTTAATTGGCTTGATGATTTGCTACCTGTTGAAATTCCAGGTTTAGGAATACTGATATTATTTACTGCTATCATAGGAATTGGCTATTTAGGTACCACTTATTTTATGAAGCCTGTATTTGAGGTATTTGAGACATTTATTAAACGAATCCCTTTTTTAAGTTTAATCTATAATTCAATAAAAGATTTAATCGGTGCTTTTGTAGGCGACAAGAAAAAATTCAATCAACCAGTTATGGTTCAGTTTGATGAGAATGCTAAAATTTTTAAACCTGGTTTTATTACTCAAAATGATTTAAGTAAGCTAAGCCTTGATGGGTTTTCATCCATTTATATGCCTCACTCTTATAATTTCTCTGGTAACATTATTATTGTGAAAAATGAATTAGTTCATCCATGGAATATTAATAGTACTGATGCAATGAAATTTATTGTTTCTGGAGGTGTAAGCGGTATGGAAGAGATGTAA